A genomic region of Bacillota bacterium contains the following coding sequences:
- a CDS encoding ADP-ribosylglycohydrolase family protein produces MGMIQLDRATYLDKVYGCWLGKNIGGTLGEPLEKRFGQDEMFDVWWYPELPEGGIPNDDLELQLIWLQALKERGPGLTARDLADYWLNCVAYNFDEYGLHKTNLVKGLQPPVSGWYNNWFIDCMGSPIRSEIWACVAPAAPQVAAHYAFQDAICDHAGGESVYGEIFNAVVESCAFVIDDKFELISLGLSAIPASCKTHRAITRTLELYHQGRSWIEAREILKTEFYSPVAQYSPLNLAFQTVGWLWGEDFADALCKAVNCGWDTDCTGATLGAILGIILGRQGLPEKWVQPLGDEITTNVNTGGIKNLTAPTNLHELTEEVYQMALRVLNYWNCKVEIVDSISQKQSPPTFDLDLASLHHYRPDTLKFDLKTLQAEVTYHHSAAVVGDQPSRFTLTLANPGAESLNCTVTVCLPKDWNISPRESQQAELEPYQKLALEFEVSASPDAIELSNRGMIEIWVEDRPGLMGIPLVYAGGFRWLVSPVFVGKNLEDDCGVVETEILTAVPDGWREIWRHDNDLRPEELFDGRQGVVYLAHFVEALKERQVLIGVPNNNRMQFWINGEPIHRTTQVVPLAPNEGGDGVNYAEATLKAGWNQILVKLERGDGEAEAHFILSGVDSEHPINRGDAVMDVVRAQMPW; encoded by the coding sequence CGACGATCTAGAACTGCAGCTGATCTGGCTCCAGGCCCTGAAGGAGCGGGGGCCGGGGTTGACTGCCCGGGATTTGGCGGACTATTGGTTAAACTGTGTTGCCTACAACTTCGATGAATACGGGTTGCATAAGACCAATTTGGTAAAGGGATTGCAGCCTCCCGTTTCTGGATGGTATAACAACTGGTTTATCGATTGTATGGGAAGCCCCATCCGTTCGGAGATCTGGGCCTGTGTGGCGCCGGCCGCGCCCCAGGTTGCTGCCCATTATGCCTTTCAAGACGCGATCTGTGATCACGCCGGCGGCGAATCGGTATATGGAGAAATCTTTAACGCGGTGGTGGAGTCCTGTGCCTTTGTCATCGATGACAAGTTTGAACTTATTTCCTTGGGGCTAAGCGCCATTCCCGCCAGCTGCAAGACCCACCGGGCGATCACCCGCACCCTTGAGCTGTACCACCAAGGTCGATCCTGGATCGAGGCCCGGGAGATTCTCAAGACCGAGTTCTACAGCCCCGTTGCCCAATACTCGCCCTTGAACCTGGCCTTCCAGACGGTAGGGTGGCTGTGGGGAGAGGACTTTGCCGATGCCCTGTGCAAGGCCGTCAATTGTGGTTGGGACACCGACTGTACCGGGGCTACCTTGGGAGCAATTCTCGGCATTATTCTCGGTCGTCAGGGATTGCCGGAAAAGTGGGTGCAGCCCCTAGGTGATGAGATTACCACCAACGTTAACACCGGTGGCATCAAGAACCTCACCGCTCCCACTAATCTCCATGAACTCACGGAAGAGGTCTACCAAATGGCTCTCCGGGTGTTGAATTACTGGAACTGCAAAGTAGAGATTGTAGACAGTATCTCACAGAAGCAGAGTCCCCCTACCTTTGACCTGGATCTAGCATCCCTGCATCATTATCGACCCGATACCCTGAAGTTCGATCTCAAGACCCTGCAGGCGGAGGTGACCTACCATCATTCAGCCGCGGTGGTGGGAGACCAACCCAGCAGGTTTACCCTCACCCTGGCTAATCCTGGAGCAGAGAGCCTCAATTGCACCGTGACAGTGTGCCTTCCCAAGGACTGGAACATATCGCCTCGGGAAAGCCAGCAAGCAGAGTTGGAGCCATACCAGAAACTGGCCCTTGAGTTTGAGGTATCAGCTAGTCCCGATGCCATTGAATTATCCAATCGGGGGATGATTGAGATCTGGGTCGAGGACCGACCGGGCTTGATGGGAATCCCCTTGGTCTACGCTGGGGGCTTTCGCTGGTTGGTTTCCCCGGTGTTTGTCGGTAAGAACCTGGAGGATGACTGCGGTGTGGTGGAGACAGAGATATTGACGGCAGTTCCCGACGGCTGGAGGGAGATTTGGCGCCACGATAACGATCTTCGCCCTGAGGAGTTATTCGACGGAAGGCAGGGAGTGGTGTATCTAGCCCATTTCGTGGAGGCCCTCAAGGAGCGCCAGGTGCTGATTGGCGTGCCCAACAACAACCGGATGCAGTTTTGGATCAACGGAGAGCCCATCCATCGAACAACGCAGGTGGTGCCCCTGGCACCCAACGAAGGGGGCGACGGAGTTAACTACGCGGAGGCTACCCTCAAGGCAGGATGGAACCAGATTCTCGTGAAGCTGGAGCGGGGAGATGGGGAGGCGGAAGCCCACTTTATCCTCTCAGGGGTAGATTCCGAACATCCCATTAACCGAGGGGACGCGGTGATGGACGTGGTTCGGGCTCAGATGCCTTGGTAG